In Diorhabda sublineata isolate icDioSubl1.1 chromosome 2, icDioSubl1.1, whole genome shotgun sequence, the sequence TATCGGTTATAAACTCTTGAACAACTAGAGATTGGCttaattcaaaatactttaATAAATCCTTATTTGCCCTTACAAAGGTACTTGCATTATCTGAATAAATGTGCCTACATAAACCACGACGAGAAATAAATCCTTTGAATGCATTAAGGAGCCATCAGCGGTAAGATCACTAACTAGTTCTAAGTGAGTGGCCTtggaagaaaaacatataaacaaaCATATATAAGACTATGTATTTCTTGTTACGCAGCTTGCTGTCCTTTATTAAATATGGGCCAGCATAGTCAATACCTACCGTATGAAATGGCTTTGATGGGTTAACCCTTGATGAAGGTAGTTCACCCATTTTTTGAATTAGTCCAGTAGGCTGTactcgaaaacattttacaCATTTTCGTAAAACTTTGCGGATAGCTTGGCGACCAGAAAGAGGCCAAAACTCATTTCGACTGGTAGCTAGTACTGTTTGAGTACCAGCGTGAAAAAGCCTTTTGTGCTcatgattaaaaattaattctgtGAAATAATCCTTACAAGGTAAGATAATTTGATGCCTTTGGTTATAAAATAGATCAGATTTGTTCAGCCTGCCACCAACTCTCAATATATTTTCGGAATCTAAGAATGGTGAAAGAGGAAGCAATTTGCTTTTACGTGAAATCTGTTTTCCTGATTTGAGTTTGTctatttttggtttaaaattcTTGTACTGTACTGATTTTATCAAAGTACATTTAGCGATATTAATTTCTTCCAAAGTTAGTTCACCTAAATTTCTGAGTTTTACTGACCTTTTGCAATTCGATGCAAACCTAAATAAATACGCAGTCACATGCAATAAAGTTTTGTAATTAGAGTATTTAgatattatgtcaaaatcaTTGCATATCTGTGCTCCCAAGGTTAAATTTATAGAAAGTTTTGTTTCTGGTAAATTTGTAATACCATTATTTGGAGCTAAAGGCCATTGGCTAGAATGCGGCAAAAAGGAGGGCCCATTCCACCACATTTTATATGAGCTAATTTCTGAAGGTTGTACTCCCCTTGATACGAAATCGGCTGGATTTTCCGAAGAAGGCACATATCTCCATTCATTGTTCATCGTTAAGCTATGAATTTGAGATATTCTGTTAGCTACAAAAGTCTTAAGAGTACTAGGTTCCTTTTTTATCCACGCCAATGTAATTGTGGAGTCACaccaaaacattattttatcaaaggATAAATTCAATGATTCCAGTAGCCTTGAAGCTAATTGTGCACCTAAAAGTGCTGCCATAAGCTCCAGGCGGGGAAGGGTAATTGTTTTCAAAGGTGCTACCTTGGATTTTGCACAAGCTAAACTTACCTTATAGCCAATATTATTTCgggataaaatataaatcactGCTCCATAAGCGCTTGTGGAGGCATCAGTGAAACAGTGAAGTTCTAAGTCAATGGCATTATTGATTATCAGACAacgtgatatttttaatttattaatttcacatatgttgtcataaaaatttaaaaacgattTAACATAGTAATCCGGTAAAACATCGTCCCAATCTACCTTGAGTAACCACAATTTCTGCAGTAAAATTTTTGCCGTTATTGTCACCGGGGCGATTAATCCCAACGGATCAAAAACTTGTGATATTATAGATAGAATCGATCTTTTGGTATAAGTTTTTATACTTAATTTGTTAGCGGAATAACTAAAAACGTCCTCTAAGGAGAACCAAAAGACTCCTAACGTTTTTGTACTGGATCCATCCTTAATCATAAATTCAGAGGAAGAGAGATCcagatttaaattttcaaatatttctgttCTATTTGACGTCCATTTTCGAAGTGGAAATTTAGCAGAATCTAGAATATTTATCAAGtgtttgattaaataaatgGCGTCTTCTACACTGTCGGTTCTTGAGATTAAATCATCCATGTAGAAATTGTTTTCTATAACGTGACTTGCCTCGGGAAAATCCTTTGAATTTTCTAAAGCCAGTTGCTTCAAGCATCTGGTGGCTAAGAATGAACTAGGACCTAAGCCGTAAGTTACAGTATTAAGTTCATATTCTTGAACCGATTTGGACTTATCTTCTCGCCataatatatgttgaaattgtCGATCCGAGGGATGTAACTTTATTTGTCGATACATCTTCTCTATATCTGCCGTAAAGGCAATTTGGTGCTTTCTAAATCTTAACaatgtattaaatatatcaGGTTGTATGATTGGACCCACCATCAAAACGTCGTTCAGACTGATATTATTAGTTGATTTACAGGAACCATCAAAAACTACCCGTACTTTAGTAGTCAAAGAACTAGATTTTAGTACACAGTGGTGAGGTAAAATGAATTTAACTTCTGACCCTAAAGATTCGTTTACCAAGGACATATGCCCCAACTTGAAATAATCTTCCATGAATTTAGAATATTCCGTATTCAAGTAACTATTATTCAGCACTCTTTTTTCTACAGACTTCAGTCGCTTTAGAGCTATATCCCTAGTTTGGccaaaaataggttttttttttaaaggtaatttAACAACAAATCGGCCATCACCTTctctataaaagttttttacgaAATGCTCCtcacaatattttcttctactgAGTAAACGGATTGATTCGTATTAGAAACTTCCTCAATTTTCCAAAAGGACTCTAATTGTTCCTGAACGTCTATTTTAGAAAGATTACAAAATGTAGCCAATGAAGGGGCTGTAAAATTTCCTGAAATGATCCACCCCAAATGCGATTCCTGTAGAATAGGTAGCCTCTTCCCTAACTTGATTTGATTGCTTAATAAAAGTtcgtaaaatatattacaacCAAGCAAAATGTCAATCTTAGCTGATGTATCAAAAGTAATGTCAGCCAGcaataaatttttaggaattttaatgtttgaaaaatctaTATTAAACTGTGATACCTTGCCTGTAATTTGATCTATGACTAAAAATGGcaaatttgcttcaaattcagtatgaattgattttatttttgcctgaaaaattttagaaacattcGTAGAATTTGTTGCATTTATACCTACTACTGGAATTGAAACAGATTTATATGGTAAATTCAATGCATGTGCTAACTCGGTCGTACAAAATGAACTTTGGCTTCCGGAATCCAAAAGAGCTCTGCACCGCAGTGGTTTATTATTAACATCGAAGATATCTATCAATGCAGTGGATAAAATAACacagttattaaaaatacttgtagAACTCAAACTATTAATTTCGGATGCAGTTTCACCACTTTTGACGATTGTAGATTTAATTTCAAGttcattttcgttatttgttaGACAAATTTCctttagtattaaaaaatctagTTGCATTACTAACTTCACTTATATGTAATAATACGTTATGTTTCTTGTTACATATGCTACAATTGTATCCTCTACAAACATTAGCAAAGTGGCCCTTGCGAAGACAATTTACGCAACCCTTTAATTTCCTTACTGAATTTAGCCTAGAGACTGCATCAAACCGcaaaaaactttcacaattataaattaaatgatcagatttattgcaatatatacaaaattgacCTTTAGTCTGTAAAGAAGCTTTAGCACTTTATTCTGTTTTACAttggtattattatttatatttttatttatactgcATCTTTCCTTTAAAAAgtcaacaaataaatcaattttcggggattttattttatgtattttagtTTCCCATTCCTTACGTGTATATTTGTCAAGTTTctcttctaataaaaataataaaattctgtcCCATTCATCTACGGGTTCTTTTAGTTGCCTTAATGCtctataatttaaattgaatatgtctaagaaattttctttattgattttaggcaaatcaaaaatattttttaaatggattataataaaagattttGTATCCTCGTACCTGTCTTTTAACATATCCCATGctatttcataatttgaatCAGTACTTTCTAAGTCACCTATTAATTTTGCAGCTTCACCTTTTACTGCTGATTGCAAATAGAAGAATTTTTCTGTTGTAGACAAACTCGAATCATCATAAATTAGTGATTTAAATCGGTCGTGAAATGATGACCAATAATTTTCTTCACCCGATAAAAATGGTAAGGAAATTTTTGGTAATCTTAGATTATGAGATATACCTGATCGCGGCCTAGAACTATCGACTATCAAAGATTCAATATCTGATACACCATCGTTCGTGTTCATCAAGGTTTTAGCATCATTTAGTAactcataaaatttgttttcaaattctctacgatccttatcaaaaacaatttgatttctttccgtatcttctaaattttcctcaatttccgattgaattgtttcaaaatCGTCTAAAGATACTTTAAATCTTTCGAATCTATCGGCTACGTAAATTCTTTTTGAGGGATCTTGTTcgatttccttcaaaaaattctcaaaccTTGTAACTGATGCCTTAATAATAGaccttttcttatataaattcttcattttttccgACTCggccattttattttatttttatcgcgCGCCTATGAAATGAGTTTTGATTTGTTTACTAGTAATAACTTTACAGAAAAACTGCGACCTTTTTGTACTTAGCCGCTCCGTTGGCGCCGTCCGAATGTTTTGTCTACTTGgctaatgataaaaaaaacggAGTATACTACTTTCTTACTAGGATCTAGGAAGCAAATATTGCAAATACCTTTCTAAAGATACAacatgaataattcaaaataatttgttgtgtattaatcgatatttatattaattgcaAATTACTTGTGAATTCATCTCGATACcttaatattgaagataatattTGAGCAAGAAAATaaggcaattttttttataataaagtaaaGAACAATACTATATTcctatattgaaaccaatttttaCCTGTCTTTAAATTTACGTCAAATAAGTGTGCCTTACCGACAAGGTAATACCTATAGTTTTGTTTAACGTTAAcctgaaatattttatcttgcAATTGTATTGaactatatattatttactgcaaaacaataataaaaaactcttCCATCAGAAATCGACGACACTATGAGgaggaataaataataaaatggaaaggACTTACAGGTTTCTTCTTCCTGATGCAGTAGTTTGAAAGGATCTTCTTGTGCAcaacacaattttatttatttataatttgttaatcaTCGGCTCGAATGACCAAAATGTTGTATTGAATGAAGTggactgtataattttattttgtatttaaattttctatttattttaaatgaaacaaagtcCCATTTATTTTCTGGAAGCAAAGCTTCTTTTTATTAGAACCAAACGTTCTTGCTTCGGTCTATATAATACATATACTACGTTCTCGTCTCGCTACATAAAAACGACAAGTAACGAAGAAAGAGAGACTGCCAGAGGCGTAGAGTAGaatgaatttctaaataaaaaattaaaactaaaattaaaacaaaatcaaacacattggtagtaaatgaagtaattttttctgcATTTACGGATATTTAGCGATGTAAACGTGACAATATCATTTCAATTTGGTTAAAACGTGTTAAgcttaaaacatatatttaaagaatGTTCTCCAATCCTGCTATTTCTATTGAGTAcgataaagtattttttacatTGATTActatcttatgaaaataaattttcgaaatatttggctGGTTTGAAACTGGATCTGAAATTTCATAACTTTGAATAAGGAATAAACTCCTAATTCTCTTTCTCCCGGGGAACAAATCCAATACGCAGaatatttgtcatttattaCTTACTGGCTGTTATAATAAGTTCACAAAACATCATGCGATCGTTGTATCAGTTGGCTCCACCTCCATGCGTGTGGGAATCAATGATATGTTGCGCAATGGAAAAATTGGAACAGAGATCAAAGGTGCCCACCACGAGTGAACAATAGCTGTAAACTGTGACTTAAAAAGTCATACGATTTAAGTTTATCTTTGCCAACACCAAAGTCCGTCAAAATTCAAGTTAACTAATCCATCTAACTGCATGacatgaaaaattactaaaaacaaagttacaatgattattttttgaaacactGTTCCTACTGTCACAATAACTCGTTTTGTAGCACGAGTACTACAAAAAGTCATTGTGACACAAGttttacacaatattttttataataataaaatgacattagTATCATTACCTAATTTGTGTTCATTATGTTTGTACTGAAGTGATATGTGTAAAATGTATAAGTTTGAATCTCAAATTTCAAGTCTTGGTTTGACTCATcgtaaaattaactataaaatgtaaaataaaaatacatacaatgaCTAACTGTATGatactaaaaatttctaaaaaaaattcaaagaattgTATCACTGTAAATAATGATATACCTAAAAGTCTCTTATAAACACGAACTACAAGAAgtaatttcttaataattcacatatatacaaaatttactctATGACATCGGAaacaaattcacaaaataacCATTTCAGCAATGTTTTTGGTAACTTTTTATACAGTTTAACTCATGGCTGAAATTCATAGCTAACATGGGATATTTAGTAGGTAGTGGGGTAATCAAGCCCCTTCACATAAGATTATGGAAtttagaagagaaagaaaaatcagtttcaacCTAAAATACACATACACCCAAGAATAACAGAAAgcacaaactcattttaaaattttttaaaatattagtagtgTCAGGAATCAATTAAAGGCGCCTCCGGGAATGAAatactataacaaatattacGTTGAATTATGCTAAGCTAATACTATAGCGTTATTTTTGACGAAACGACAGATGTTGCCACGCATCACAAATGTTTATTGACCCACAAGAAAGTTTGGTAGGATTCATTGATTGTCATGCTAGTAATTAAGAAAGTACTATCTTAATCCTAGTTATTATTATGTAGGTATAGGGGCTGATACATGCAACTTATTGTTAGGTGAACAAAAGAGTGCTGTTACAGTACTGATGATGCGGTTCTTCATATGTAATTGTATCTTTGGGGACAATTGAAGGTTTATACCGTATACTTTTGTACCGTATAAGTTTGTTTGAGGACCTgacatttttgatatataaatttgtgtTTGGGGTCATTGGAAAGGTATATACGGTATAAGTTTATACCGTATATGTTATACAATTTAAACTTATACTGTCCCCATATAAACActtatccatatatatatatatatatatatatatatatatatatatatatatatatatatatatatatatatatatatatatatatatatatatatatatatgtatatatatatatatatatatatatatatatatatatatatatatattattactttGCTTTGCTTCCAAATATTCATTcagaaattttcagtttattaagTAGACCGCAACTCCTACAATTTTGATGCTAAAACAACTCATAAACAACCATTTTAAAGGTCAcaatatatagtgaaaaaccttttattttaaaacggtGAAGGGTCAAAGGGTTCGAAAGAGACTGTGATTGCGCTGCCGCGCGTCCTTTAAACA encodes:
- the LOC130453149 gene encoding uncharacterized protein LOC130453149 is translated as MNTNDGVSDIESLIVDSSRPRSGISHNLRLPKISLPFLSGEENYWSSFHDRFKSLIYDDSSLSTTEKFFYLQSAVKGEAAKLIGDLESTDSNYEIAWDMLKDREGDGRFVVKLPLKKKPIFGQTRDIALKRLKSVEKRVLNNSYLNTEYSKFMEDYFKLGHMSLVNESLGSEVKFILPHHCVLKSSSLTTKVRVVFDGSCKSTNNISLNDVLMVGPIIQPDIFNTLLRFRKHQIAFTADIEKMYRQIKLHPSDRQFQHILWREDKSKSVQEYELNTVTYGLGPSSFLATRCLKQLALENSKDFPEASHVIENNFYMDDLISRTDSVEDAIYLIKHLINILDSAKFPLRKWTSNRTEIFENLNLDLSSSEFMIKDGSSTKTLGVFWFSLEDVFSYSANKLSIKTYTKRSILSIISQVFDPLGLIAPVTITAKILLQKLWLLKVSLACAKSKVAPLKTITLPRLELMAALLGAQLASRLLESLNLSFDKIMFWCDSTITLAWIKKEPSTLKTFVANRISQIHSLTMNNEWRYVPSSENPADFVSRGVQPSEISSYKMWWNGPSFLPHSSQWPLAPNNGITNLPETKLSINLTLGAQICNDFDIISKYSNYKTLLHVTAYLFRFASNCKRSVKLRNLGELTLEEINIAKCTLIKSVQYKNFKPKIDKLKSGKQISRKSKLLPLSPFLDSENILRVGGRLNKSDLFYNQRHQIILPCKDYFTELIFNHEHKRLFHAGTQTVLATSRNEFWPLSGRQAIRKVLRKCVKCFRVQPTGLIQKMGELPSSRVNPSKPFHTATHLELVSDLTADGSLMHSKDLFLVVVYVGTFIQIMQVPFQSLVVQEFITDNLITWHFNPPYSPHMGGLWERAVRSTKHHLKRVLNNTYLTYEEFYTLLSQIEGILNSRPLLPLTEDPDDLQPLTPAHFLIGTAIQTIPEPAVVQGLLELTIQVGSMVLLKEDDTPPMSWKLGCIVKTHPGSDGLVRVVTVKTYSGITKRAINKICVLPIDD